In the Ensifer adhaerens genome, one interval contains:
- a CDS encoding HupE/UreJ family protein — translation MKAAIRSGLLVLATASLPAVAYAHTGVGPAGGLGHGFMHPVGGLDHVLAMVAVGMFAAILGGRALWLVPASFVAMMAVGGVLGMEGVAVPFVETGIAASVVVLGLVVALRWNAPTDAAMGIVGLFAIFHGYAHGAEMPLDASGQQYAIGFMAATALLHIAGIGIGSIITRLSGRATTAMRFGGGAMALAGVGLLAGYI, via the coding sequence ATGAAAGCAGCAATCAGGAGCGGTCTGCTGGTCTTGGCCACCGCATCTCTTCCAGCCGTCGCCTATGCTCACACGGGGGTTGGCCCGGCAGGCGGGCTTGGCCATGGCTTCATGCACCCGGTCGGCGGCCTTGATCACGTTCTCGCAATGGTCGCCGTCGGCATGTTTGCCGCCATCCTTGGCGGGCGCGCACTCTGGCTGGTGCCTGCAAGCTTCGTCGCGATGATGGCGGTCGGTGGCGTTCTTGGCATGGAAGGCGTCGCCGTTCCCTTTGTCGAAACCGGCATCGCTGCATCCGTCGTCGTGCTCGGGCTTGTCGTTGCCTTGCGGTGGAACGCACCCACTGACGCGGCAATGGGCATTGTCGGCCTCTTCGCAATTTTCCACGGCTACGCACATGGCGCCGAAATGCCGCTTGATGCTTCCGGCCAGCAATACGCGATCGGCTTCATGGCGGCGACGGCCCTCCTGCATATCGCCGGCATCGGCATTGGCAGCATCATCACCCGCTTGAGCGGCCGTGCGACAACCGCCATGCGCTTCGGCGGCGGCGCCATGGCACTGGCGGGCGTCGGCCTTCTGGCGGGATACATCTGA
- a CDS encoding zinc-dependent alcohol dehydrogenase, with translation MTQQVLAAVRTGPGKMEMREFPMPDIPEDAALLKMEVAGICGTDVKLFKSPPNNAPTIMGHENIGYIAKAGREFTRRKGFKEGDLVFVEHYVMCGKCQWCHQGQYRHCENTDWRNNPEGIRYGYTSAERAPHLWGGFAQYVYLPWNAVVHRVPKGVTPELAGLVTPMANGVEWSLFDAGVGYNSTVLIQGPGQQGLSQTVVCKQAGASLIIVTGTTKDAARLEVAKALGADYVIDVQQEDPLARIMEITGGKGVDISLDCTAGAGTIPILLGVEALKRKAGTILVQGEMKEFPNFPLEKVTTKAITIKSARGHSYLACELALEQIASNRFPLEKITTHTFGLKDADLAIRSVGGQGVPDVIHASLMPWM, from the coding sequence ATGACGCAACAGGTACTCGCAGCGGTCCGCACCGGCCCGGGCAAGATGGAAATGCGCGAATTCCCCATGCCCGACATCCCGGAAGACGCTGCCCTTCTGAAGATGGAAGTCGCCGGCATTTGCGGCACCGACGTCAAGCTGTTCAAAAGCCCGCCGAACAATGCGCCCACCATCATGGGTCACGAGAACATCGGGTACATCGCCAAGGCTGGCCGTGAATTCACCCGCCGCAAGGGCTTCAAGGAAGGCGACCTCGTCTTCGTCGAGCACTACGTCATGTGCGGCAAGTGCCAATGGTGCCACCAGGGTCAGTATCGCCATTGCGAAAACACCGACTGGCGCAACAATCCCGAAGGCATCCGCTACGGCTATACCTCGGCCGAGCGCGCGCCGCACCTGTGGGGCGGATTCGCCCAATATGTCTACCTGCCGTGGAACGCAGTGGTTCACCGCGTACCGAAGGGCGTGACGCCCGAACTCGCCGGTCTTGTCACTCCAATGGCCAACGGCGTCGAATGGTCGCTCTTCGACGCGGGTGTCGGCTATAACTCCACCGTGCTCATCCAGGGGCCGGGTCAGCAGGGCCTGTCGCAGACCGTGGTCTGTAAACAAGCAGGCGCATCGCTCATCATCGTGACGGGAACGACGAAGGACGCTGCGCGGCTGGAGGTCGCCAAGGCGCTTGGAGCCGATTATGTCATCGACGTTCAGCAGGAGGACCCTCTCGCCCGCATCATGGAGATCACCGGCGGAAAGGGTGTCGATATCTCCCTGGACTGCACGGCCGGCGCCGGCACCATCCCGATCCTCCTCGGCGTGGAGGCATTGAAGCGCAAGGCCGGCACCATCCTCGTCCAGGGCGAGATGAAGGAGTTCCCGAACTTCCCGCTTGAAAAGGTGACCACCAAGGCGATCACCATCAAGAGCGCCCGCGGCCACAGCTACCTCGCCTGTGAGCTTGCTCTCGAGCAAATCGCCTCCAACCGGTTCCCACTGGAAAAGATCACCACCCATACCTTCGGGCTCAAGGATGCTGACCTCGCAATCCGCTCCGTCGGCGGCCAGGGCGTGCCCGACGTCATCCACGCATCGCTGATGCCGTGGATGTGA
- a CDS encoding non-heme iron oxygenase ferredoxin subunit has protein sequence MTEACTTIRLCSTSEVDWDSAIRVEEGDLVLAVFNVNGVFYVTDDLCTHGPGSLSEGYLDGHTIECDFHNGAFDLRTGEVVAPPCMVPVKTYKVVIENDHVLIEV, from the coding sequence ATGACCGAGGCATGCACCACAATCCGGTTGTGTTCGACGAGCGAAGTGGATTGGGACAGCGCCATTCGCGTCGAGGAGGGTGATCTCGTCCTCGCCGTATTCAACGTCAACGGCGTGTTCTATGTGACCGACGACCTGTGCACGCACGGCCCTGGCTCGCTGTCGGAAGGCTATCTCGACGGCCACACGATCGAATGCGACTTCCACAACGGCGCGTTCGACCTGCGCACCGGCGAAGTCGTCGCACCGCCGTGCATGGTCCCGGTAAAAACCTACAAGGTGGTCATCGAGAACGATCACGTGCTGATCGAGGTCTAG
- a CDS encoding FAD-binding oxidoreductase — MPTIAVQGSETKWQCADDDTIMRSALRAGLGFPYECNVGSCGNCRFDLLEGDIVEMRADAPGLSERDRERGRRLGCQARPLGDCVVKLRFMPQYASHFPPVRQFATLSAVRVITHDIREFRFKLDRPVHFLAGQYALLDLPGVQGNRAYSMANIDNDAGEWHFQVRRVPNGLATAKLFDALQIGERIGVDGPYGMAYFREEAERDIICLAGGSGLSPMISVARAAAASPRFSGRSIDFVYGGRTARDICGEDMLSELPRFGTDIRYHPVVSNGDDGAWPGHRGFVHEAAERLFGDRLRDCEIYFAGPPLMGQAIQKMLIDLGVPSAQVHFDQFY, encoded by the coding sequence ATGCCGACGATTGCAGTCCAGGGAAGCGAGACAAAGTGGCAGTGCGCAGACGATGATACGATCATGCGATCGGCCCTCAGGGCCGGGCTGGGCTTTCCCTACGAATGCAACGTCGGTTCCTGCGGCAATTGCCGTTTCGACCTCCTGGAAGGCGACATCGTCGAGATGCGCGCCGACGCACCGGGGCTGAGCGAGCGTGATCGGGAAAGAGGACGCCGGCTCGGCTGCCAGGCTCGCCCCTTGGGCGACTGCGTCGTCAAACTCAGGTTCATGCCGCAATATGCGAGCCATTTCCCGCCGGTTCGCCAGTTCGCCACACTTTCGGCCGTTCGCGTTATCACCCACGATATACGTGAATTCCGCTTCAAACTCGATCGGCCGGTCCATTTTCTGGCCGGCCAGTATGCTCTCCTCGACCTTCCGGGCGTGCAGGGCAACCGGGCCTACTCCATGGCAAACATCGATAACGACGCCGGCGAATGGCACTTCCAAGTGAGGCGCGTGCCGAATGGCTTGGCAACAGCCAAGCTCTTCGATGCCCTTCAAATTGGTGAGCGGATTGGCGTCGATGGTCCCTACGGAATGGCCTATTTTCGCGAGGAGGCAGAGCGGGACATCATCTGTCTTGCCGGCGGGTCGGGTCTCTCGCCGATGATTTCGGTCGCGCGTGCGGCCGCCGCTTCGCCGCGTTTTTCCGGGCGTTCCATCGATTTCGTCTATGGCGGGCGTACCGCACGCGACATCTGCGGTGAAGACATGCTGTCGGAGCTGCCGCGTTTCGGTACCGACATCCGCTATCATCCGGTCGTGTCGAACGGCGACGATGGTGCCTGGCCCGGCCATCGCGGCTTTGTCCACGAAGCCGCAGAACGGCTGTTTGGCGACAGGCTTCGCGATTGCGAGATCTATTTTGCCGGTCCCCCGTTGATGGGGCAGGCGATCCAGAAAATGCTAATTGACCTCGGCGTACCGTCGGCCCAGGTTCATTTTGATCAGTTCTACTGA
- a CDS encoding LysR family transcriptional regulator, with the protein MKLRQLAYFVKVVEVGNITRAAEQLNLAQTALGIQIRNLEDSLQIQLLDRHSRGVSATPAGMLLYERAIEILQRIEETRRDLIALGGEKVRIRFGATPSILKLIGTELLVAANAQLPNIALEVVEELSFVLTDALERGELDYVLAYDIEDNPGVRRVALLEEELLHVAAPSGKDEEGDISFRQAVAGDLALVSNRDIIWKRVQETASRLSVDVKITYQVQSNEAIKALVLHGVAQSIMPYGIVAEEVKKGLITARRIARPAVKRTLFLAHPSHRGFADEKPFLAFIDRMVDRLTVLVGPYAHTIDRLLPVEQADFV; encoded by the coding sequence ATGAAGCTGCGCCAACTTGCCTATTTCGTGAAGGTCGTCGAAGTCGGGAACATCACGCGCGCGGCTGAACAACTGAACCTCGCGCAGACCGCACTCGGTATCCAGATCCGAAATCTGGAGGACAGCCTGCAAATCCAGCTCCTAGACCGGCATTCCCGCGGCGTGAGCGCGACGCCCGCCGGAATGCTGCTTTACGAGCGGGCAATCGAGATACTGCAGCGTATCGAGGAAACGCGGCGCGATCTGATCGCGCTTGGGGGCGAGAAGGTCCGTATCCGCTTCGGAGCGACGCCGAGCATCCTGAAGCTGATCGGCACCGAACTGCTTGTCGCCGCCAACGCACAGCTGCCCAACATCGCGCTTGAGGTGGTCGAAGAGCTGAGCTTCGTGCTGACGGATGCGTTGGAACGAGGCGAGCTCGACTATGTGCTTGCCTATGACATCGAGGACAATCCCGGTGTTCGCCGGGTCGCGTTGCTTGAAGAGGAGCTCCTTCATGTCGCCGCGCCAAGCGGCAAGGATGAGGAGGGCGATATCTCCTTCCGCCAGGCCGTCGCCGGTGACCTTGCCCTTGTCTCCAACCGGGACATCATCTGGAAGCGCGTGCAGGAAACGGCGTCAAGGCTCTCCGTCGACGTGAAGATCACCTATCAGGTGCAGTCCAACGAGGCGATCAAGGCTCTGGTGCTGCATGGGGTAGCGCAGAGCATCATGCCCTACGGGATTGTGGCCGAAGAGGTGAAGAAAGGCCTGATCACGGCCCGCCGCATCGCACGGCCGGCCGTGAAGCGCACGCTTTTCCTTGCCCATCCGAGCCATCGTGGCTTTGCCGACGAGAAGCCGTTCCTCGCATTCATTGACCGTATGGTCGATCGGCTGACGGTGTTGGTCGGACCCTATGCGCACACGATCGACAGGCTCTTGCCGGTCGAGCAAGCGGATTTCGTTTGA
- a CDS encoding ABC transporter substrate-binding protein, whose translation MDKTIAPDGIDLVFLNMPVEETFFRMLRHREFDIAEMSLSSYVMSCFSEPRPFVAIPVFPSRFFRHSSIYVNANAGISEPRDLVGKRVGTPEYQMTAPVWIRGILSDEYGVKVDDVTYFAGGEEQPNRPEKLPLDLPEHIRLKRLGPDQTLSTMLRDGDIDALYTARKPSSYGGPSGQVRRLFENFVEVERAYFRKTNIFPIMHTIVIRRELYEAHRWIAQSLYKAFGEAQRRVYRDLQETAALKVMLPWLSAHVEEARRLMGDDYWSYGFKQNRQTLDTFLRYSYEQGLSKRQLCAEDIFAPETMESFVI comes from the coding sequence ATGGACAAGACAATTGCTCCCGACGGTATAGATCTTGTCTTCCTGAACATGCCGGTCGAGGAAACCTTCTTCCGCATGCTGCGTCATCGGGAGTTCGACATCGCGGAGATGTCCCTATCGTCCTATGTGATGTCGTGTTTTTCCGAGCCACGGCCATTCGTGGCCATTCCGGTGTTCCCGTCGCGTTTCTTCCGGCATTCCTCGATTTACGTGAATGCGAATGCCGGCATCAGTGAACCGCGGGATCTTGTCGGAAAGCGGGTCGGAACGCCGGAATACCAGATGACCGCTCCCGTATGGATCAGAGGCATCCTGTCGGACGAATATGGCGTCAAGGTAGACGACGTGACCTATTTCGCCGGCGGTGAGGAACAACCGAACCGACCGGAAAAGCTTCCGCTCGACCTGCCGGAGCATATCCGCTTGAAGCGGCTCGGGCCGGATCAGACCCTCTCGACGATGTTGAGGGATGGTGACATCGATGCGCTCTACACCGCGCGCAAGCCCTCTTCCTATGGCGGACCATCGGGGCAGGTGCGGCGTCTGTTCGAGAACTTCGTCGAGGTCGAGCGGGCCTACTTCCGCAAGACGAACATATTCCCGATCATGCATACGATCGTCATACGCCGCGAACTCTATGAAGCCCATCGCTGGATCGCCCAATCGCTCTACAAGGCCTTTGGAGAAGCCCAGCGCCGCGTCTACCGCGACCTGCAGGAGACGGCAGCCCTGAAAGTCATGCTGCCCTGGCTCAGCGCCCATGTCGAGGAGGCGAGGCGGCTGATGGGGGACGACTACTGGAGCTATGGGTTCAAACAGAACCGGCAAACGCTCGACACCTTCCTTCGCTACTCCTACGAGCAGGGACTGTCGAAACGGCAGCTTTGCGCCGAAGATATCTTCGCGCCGGAGACCATGGAAAGCTTTGTCATCTGA
- a CDS encoding RraA family protein: MTLGFRIVERRRRVSAETIELFRDVPVANVSDVMSRMAAAGPDLRPLHAGGVLAGAAFTVKTRPGDNLMIHKALLMAGPGDVIVVDAGGDLTNALVGELMLSHARAIGTHGVVINGAVRDYGWIRSNSFPVFAAGITHRGPYKDGPGEINVPISIGGMIIEPGDLILGDEDGLVCVPYDDTGRIHALAKSKNEAEAKTLANTLAGKLDPKLWVDDCLRKLGCEGV, from the coding sequence ATGACGCTTGGTTTCCGAATTGTCGAACGTCGCCGGCGCGTGAGCGCCGAAACGATCGAGTTGTTTCGTGATGTTCCCGTGGCAAATGTCAGCGACGTCATGTCTCGCATGGCTGCAGCCGGACCGGATCTTCGGCCGCTCCATGCCGGCGGTGTGCTCGCGGGTGCCGCCTTCACGGTCAAGACAAGGCCGGGTGACAATCTGATGATCCACAAGGCCCTGCTGATGGCGGGTCCCGGTGACGTGATCGTCGTCGATGCCGGCGGAGACCTCACCAACGCGCTTGTGGGCGAGCTGATGCTCTCCCACGCGCGCGCCATTGGCACCCACGGTGTGGTCATCAACGGCGCCGTCAGGGACTACGGCTGGATCAGGAGCAACAGCTTCCCGGTCTTTGCCGCCGGCATCACGCATCGCGGTCCCTACAAGGACGGCCCCGGAGAGATCAACGTACCGATCTCGATCGGAGGGATGATCATCGAACCCGGCGATCTGATCCTCGGCGACGAGGATGGCCTGGTCTGCGTTCCCTACGATGACACCGGCCGGATTCATGCCCTTGCGAAGTCCAAGAACGAAGCAGAGGCAAAGACGCTCGCCAACACGCTCGCCGGCAAACTCGACCCGAAGCTTTGGGTCGACGACTGCCTGCGCAAGCTCGGTTGCGAAGGCGTTTAG
- a CDS encoding alpha/beta fold hydrolase: protein MATTTIDGIATRYEVLGSGPPLLMYSPGGFDATLEKWRTQGIYAEIQFLEQLPNHFTCITFDRRETGQSGGRVERVTWSDYVRQGKGLLQHLGFDRAFLMGGCMGCSVAAAFAVEHPETVLGNVLFWPVGGARYRMAGHQRFAEHLAFVHQNGLEAVVTLAGESNKPFGADPRSGPWVSVLRHDKDFAARYVRQNVDHYKVLVAGMVRTLLDRDTAPGAEPEDLLRLDIPTLIIPGADASHATSAARYFQECIPGSEYWDVPVSGQTSTATNARVIEFLRKVAGTA, encoded by the coding sequence ATGGCAACGACGACGATCGATGGAATTGCAACTCGCTACGAGGTGCTCGGTTCGGGACCGCCGCTGTTGATGTATTCACCGGGTGGATTTGACGCGACGCTGGAGAAATGGCGGACGCAGGGCATCTATGCCGAGATCCAGTTTCTGGAACAACTGCCGAACCATTTTACCTGCATCACCTTCGACAGGCGCGAGACCGGGCAATCCGGAGGACGCGTGGAGCGGGTGACTTGGTCGGACTACGTGCGGCAGGGCAAGGGGCTGCTGCAACATCTGGGCTTCGACAGGGCCTTCCTGATGGGGGGCTGCATGGGCTGCAGTGTCGCCGCCGCCTTTGCCGTCGAGCATCCGGAAACGGTTCTCGGCAACGTGCTGTTCTGGCCGGTGGGCGGCGCACGTTACCGCATGGCAGGCCACCAACGCTTTGCCGAGCACCTGGCCTTCGTTCACCAAAACGGACTTGAGGCCGTCGTGACGCTCGCCGGCGAAAGCAACAAGCCCTTCGGCGCGGACCCGCGTAGCGGGCCGTGGGTCTCGGTCCTGCGGCACGACAAGGATTTCGCCGCTCGCTATGTCCGCCAGAACGTCGATCACTACAAGGTGCTCGTCGCAGGCATGGTGCGCACGCTGCTCGACCGCGACACCGCTCCCGGCGCCGAGCCGGAAGATCTGTTGCGGCTCGACATACCCACGCTCATCATCCCCGGCGCGGACGCTTCCCATGCCACGTCCGCCGCTCGCTACTTCCAGGAGTGCATTCCCGGCTCCGAATATTGGGATGTCCCGGTTTCGGGCCAAACCTCGACAGCCACGAACGCACGGGTGATCGAGTTCCTGCGTAAGGTCGCCGGCACCGCCTGA
- a CDS encoding aromatic ring-hydroxylating dioxygenase subunit alpha: MLKKEQNDLLTQTGPGTPMGDMFRCYWIPALLAEELPDNDCAPVRVKLLGERLLAFRDSEGRYGLIDEFCAHRGVSLWFGRNEQGGLRCPYHGWKYDHTGQCTEVPSEPKESGYCGKIKLKNYPLIKIGDILWTYMGPAHKQPPHPEWEFSLVPSEQTFTSKRWQECNWLQAMEGGIDSSHVSWLHSGSLNSDPLFKGARGNKYNMSDSRPFFEVTDSAGGLYIGARRNAEEGHYYWRVTPWVMPSFTMVPPRGNHPVHGHFWIPIDDENCWAWSFDYRPERALTQEERQAMIDGKGIHVAYVPGTYRPLANKDNDYLMDREAQRKGTTYSGVEGIAMQDASLQESMGPIVDRSKENLVSTDNGIIMARHRLMKAARALRDKAITPPGVDPAHHRVRSAAIVLPVEKSYVDVAEEALVVIEGKAPTSV, encoded by the coding sequence ATGCTCAAGAAGGAACAGAACGATTTACTGACCCAGACGGGTCCGGGCACGCCGATGGGCGACATGTTCCGCTGCTACTGGATCCCGGCGCTGCTTGCCGAGGAATTGCCGGACAACGATTGCGCGCCAGTTCGGGTCAAGCTGCTTGGTGAGCGTCTGCTGGCATTTCGCGACAGCGAAGGGCGCTACGGCCTCATCGACGAGTTCTGTGCGCATCGCGGCGTCTCGCTCTGGTTCGGTCGCAACGAGCAAGGTGGCCTGCGTTGCCCCTATCATGGGTGGAAGTACGACCACACCGGACAGTGCACGGAAGTTCCTTCGGAGCCGAAGGAAAGCGGTTACTGCGGCAAGATCAAGCTGAAGAACTATCCGCTGATCAAGATCGGAGACATCCTGTGGACCTATATGGGGCCGGCCCACAAGCAGCCGCCTCATCCCGAATGGGAATTCTCGCTTGTTCCTTCGGAGCAGACCTTCACGTCGAAGCGGTGGCAGGAATGCAACTGGCTGCAGGCCATGGAAGGCGGCATCGACTCCAGCCACGTCTCGTGGCTGCACAGCGGCAGCCTCAACAGCGACCCGCTTTTCAAGGGCGCGCGCGGCAACAAGTACAATATGTCCGATTCCCGTCCCTTCTTCGAAGTGACCGATAGCGCCGGCGGCCTCTATATCGGCGCGCGGCGCAATGCGGAGGAGGGGCACTATTACTGGCGGGTCACGCCCTGGGTCATGCCGTCCTTCACCATGGTGCCGCCGCGCGGAAACCACCCGGTTCATGGACATTTCTGGATACCGATCGATGACGAGAACTGTTGGGCCTGGAGCTTCGACTATCGTCCGGAGCGCGCGCTGACGCAGGAAGAGCGGCAGGCAATGATCGACGGCAAGGGCATTCACGTGGCCTATGTTCCGGGCACCTATCGCCCTCTCGCCAACAAGGACAACGACTACCTGATGGACCGCGAGGCCCAACGCAAGGGTACCACCTATTCCGGCGTTGAAGGCATCGCCATGCAGGATGCCTCGTTGCAGGAAAGCATGGGGCCGATCGTCGATCGCTCGAAAGAAAACCTCGTGTCGACCGACAACGGCATCATCATGGCTCGCCATCGCCTGATGAAGGCGGCGCGGGCGCTGCGTGACAAGGCCATCACGCCTCCCGGCGTCGATCCGGCCCATCATCGTGTCCGCTCCGCGGCAATCGTCCTGCCGGTTGAAAAATCCTATGTCGATGTCGCCGAAGAGGCGCTCGTCGTCATCGAGGGCAAGGCACCGACAAGCGTCTGA
- a CDS encoding LysR family transcriptional regulator — MKNITFRQLKSVRAIEKHGKIVGAAKVLGLTAPAVTLQLKQIEAEAGISLFDRMAHGMFPTEAGHAVLSAARDIEERLAQLGEELDAFKGVKRGHIAVGAVSTVKYFAEPMISAFAAAYPNVSLELFIERRAETVERLRNRTIDVALLGRPPREFSVRAAIFGEHSLVAVSARHHPLVGKHAISKAEIAREHFYLRSPDSGTRIFFDRFMSEIPGRADGPNTEMESIEDIKRAILSDNGVAFLAAHSVAAEVQAGKLAILDVIGLPIRRQWFAVTRTDRAMTPLIAAFEKFLSSEGEKFLPDFFGLEDASA; from the coding sequence ATGAAAAACATCACTTTTCGCCAGCTGAAGTCTGTGCGTGCGATCGAGAAGCACGGTAAGATCGTCGGCGCTGCGAAAGTGCTTGGTCTGACGGCGCCTGCCGTGACGCTGCAGCTCAAGCAGATCGAGGCCGAAGCCGGAATTTCTCTGTTCGATCGGATGGCGCACGGCATGTTTCCGACCGAGGCGGGCCACGCTGTACTGTCCGCTGCGCGCGACATTGAGGAGCGGCTTGCCCAACTCGGTGAAGAACTCGACGCTTTCAAGGGAGTAAAGCGCGGCCACATCGCCGTCGGTGCCGTCTCGACGGTCAAGTACTTTGCCGAGCCGATGATCAGCGCCTTTGCGGCCGCCTATCCGAACGTCAGCCTTGAACTGTTCATCGAGCGGCGGGCCGAAACGGTCGAGCGTCTTCGCAACCGTACGATCGATGTCGCGTTGCTCGGCCGGCCGCCCAGGGAGTTTTCGGTTCGTGCGGCGATCTTCGGCGAGCATTCTCTCGTCGCCGTGAGCGCGCGCCACCATCCGCTGGTCGGAAAGCATGCAATCTCAAAAGCGGAAATTGCGCGAGAGCATTTCTATCTTCGCAGTCCCGATTCCGGGACACGCATCTTCTTCGACCGTTTCATGAGCGAAATCCCCGGACGTGCGGATGGCCCTAACACCGAGATGGAGTCGATCGAAGACATCAAGCGGGCGATACTTTCCGACAATGGTGTGGCCTTTCTCGCCGCCCATAGCGTGGCGGCGGAGGTCCAGGCCGGAAAGCTTGCGATCCTCGATGTCATCGGCCTGCCCATTCGGCGGCAATGGTTTGCCGTCACCCGGACGGACCGAGCCATGACACCACTGATTGCCGCCTTTGAAAAATTCCTCTCAAGCGAGGGGGAAAAGTTCCTGCCGGATTTCTTCGGGTTGGAAGACGCATCCGCCTGA
- a CDS encoding class II aldolase/adducin family protein, which yields MTEPKLVEHGTGAQDGHSEEALRLDVSMSTRLLNSMKILEYSGHVSARLPGGETFLVQPQNKSRAEVGPQDLLICDLDGKVVVGPSGVRPPSEVFLHCEIYRHRPDVNAIAHFHHDVTNVFTLVEDVPLLAFKNHAIRWKSGIPVHPDPAHVDDAERGRAIVRTLGDHHAMQIRAHGQIVTAETVRGVFIDSVHLVENAEAAYRACSLGKPKPLTEAEIESFSHSFRRGHHIRKLWNYYTLGAIREGVFPETWASEA from the coding sequence ATGACAGAGCCGAAGCTAGTGGAACACGGGACGGGCGCGCAGGATGGGCACTCGGAGGAAGCGCTCAGACTGGACGTATCCATGAGCACCCGACTGCTCAACAGCATGAAAATCCTCGAGTATAGCGGCCACGTATCGGCCCGGCTTCCGGGAGGAGAAACGTTCCTTGTTCAACCCCAGAACAAAAGTCGTGCCGAGGTCGGTCCACAAGACCTCCTGATCTGCGATCTTGACGGCAAGGTGGTGGTCGGCCCGTCCGGCGTCAGGCCACCATCCGAAGTTTTCCTGCACTGTGAGATTTATCGGCACCGGCCCGATGTAAATGCGATCGCCCATTTCCACCACGACGTCACCAACGTCTTCACTCTCGTCGAAGACGTGCCATTGCTCGCTTTCAAGAACCACGCCATTCGCTGGAAGAGCGGCATTCCGGTCCATCCTGACCCCGCGCATGTCGACGACGCCGAGCGTGGCAGAGCGATCGTGAGGACTTTGGGCGACCATCACGCCATGCAGATCCGCGCACACGGGCAGATCGTAACGGCGGAAACCGTGCGTGGGGTCTTCATCGATTCCGTCCATCTCGTGGAGAATGCCGAGGCTGCCTACCGCGCCTGCTCGCTTGGCAAGCCGAAGCCGCTGACGGAAGCGGAGATCGAATCCTTCTCGCACAGCTTCCGCCGCGGCCACCACATCCGGAAACTCTGGAACTACTACACGCTCGGCGCCATCCGCGAAGGGGTCTTCCCCGAGACCTGGGCGTCAGAAGCCTGA
- a CDS encoding IclR family transcriptional regulator, translating into MNAPKKQTAQQDKGPATRNRLSSVATAIHLLKAFTENEAEIGVSALAKKLKVAKSTVHRLAQTLVSEGLLEQNPQTERYRLGVGLFALGTLVRRRMDLPNEARPYLFDLRKLTGETIILGIPSDGEVMHIYDLESPQALAMKSDLGARKPAHCSAVGRAIYAFASPAVVDEVLSGQLKRRTPKSVTDPERLRAIFAEVRERGFALEDEENEPGIRGIAAPVRDSTGAVIGAVGIAGPLQRLSIEALEGFSQPLLAAVASISSRLGYTAAYQHDLGS; encoded by the coding sequence ATGAACGCACCCAAGAAGCAGACTGCGCAGCAAGACAAGGGGCCCGCCACCCGAAATCGCCTTTCGTCGGTGGCGACCGCCATCCACCTCTTGAAGGCCTTTACCGAGAACGAAGCGGAAATCGGTGTGAGCGCGCTCGCGAAGAAGCTGAAAGTGGCGAAGAGCACGGTACACCGGCTTGCACAGACCCTGGTTTCCGAAGGGCTTCTCGAGCAGAACCCGCAGACGGAGCGTTATCGCCTGGGCGTTGGTCTTTTCGCACTCGGCACGCTCGTGCGTCGGCGCATGGATCTGCCGAACGAGGCACGCCCGTACCTGTTCGATCTCAGAAAACTGACCGGCGAGACGATCATTCTCGGCATCCCCTCGGATGGCGAAGTCATGCATATCTACGATCTCGAAAGCCCGCAGGCGCTGGCGATGAAATCGGATCTCGGTGCGCGCAAGCCCGCCCATTGCAGCGCGGTTGGCAGAGCGATCTACGCCTTCGCGAGCCCCGCTGTCGTAGACGAGGTTCTGAGCGGTCAGCTCAAACGGCGCACCCCGAAATCGGTCACGGATCCGGAGCGATTGCGCGCGATTTTCGCTGAGGTGCGCGAGCGTGGCTTTGCACTCGAAGACGAAGAAAACGAACCGGGTATCCGTGGGATCGCGGCACCCGTTCGCGATTCCACCGGTGCCGTCATCGGCGCGGTCGGCATCGCAGGCCCTCTGCAGCGCCTCTCGATCGAGGCCCTTGAAGGATTTTCGCAGCCGCTTCTTGCCGCGGTCGCGTCCATATCATCCCGCCTTGGTTACACGGCGGCCTACCAGCATGACCTAGGGAGTTGA